A DNA window from Chelativorans sp. AA-79 contains the following coding sequences:
- a CDS encoding aminomethyl transferase family protein has translation MASNAQEPQSLSDLIEKVPSIVDHLFRNPPKNALTIFTQMMPGDAVRPEFTTWRDEQRAWRETVALHDQSFHMDSLHLKGPGALDLCQYLAVNSFRTFEVGAAKQLLACSPEGHVIGDAILYRLEEEHFIVVGNPATTDWVRFNAETLGYDVEAELDPMWALNKAKKRNFYRYQVEGPRAWDLLEKLHGGPLPEIKFFKSDIIDIAGCRVRGMRHTMGGVPGLELSGPWEDRKTVKNALVAAGREFGLRQIGSIGYFTTVIESGWWAVPVSAVYTSPELKPYRDWLTAKNAVMRMSLGGSFYSPDIEDYYLTPYDLNYGHLVKFDHDYVGRAALERMKDAPHRKKVTLVWNAEDVLEIMQSQFETGSANPLPITMPLAACARMHYDRVTDKAGRTIGLATYPTYTANERAMMSLCSIEPEFAEYGTEVVLHWGEDGGGARSAGNVEPHDQVRIRAIVAPCPISQAAQSYRSEIGVKRGSLEGV, from the coding sequence ATGGCCAGCAATGCACAAGAGCCGCAATCCCTGAGCGACCTGATCGAGAAGGTCCCGAGCATCGTGGATCATTTGTTCAGAAACCCGCCGAAGAACGCGCTGACGATCTTCACGCAGATGATGCCGGGCGATGCGGTGCGGCCGGAATTCACGACCTGGCGGGACGAGCAGCGGGCCTGGCGCGAAACCGTCGCCCTGCACGACCAGAGCTTCCACATGGACAGCCTGCATCTAAAGGGGCCCGGCGCGCTCGATCTCTGCCAGTACCTTGCCGTCAATTCCTTCCGGACATTCGAGGTGGGGGCGGCGAAACAGCTTCTCGCCTGCTCGCCGGAGGGTCACGTGATCGGCGACGCCATCCTCTATCGGCTGGAGGAGGAACATTTCATTGTCGTAGGCAACCCCGCCACGACCGACTGGGTGCGCTTCAACGCCGAGACGCTCGGCTACGATGTGGAAGCCGAGCTCGACCCGATGTGGGCGCTCAACAAGGCGAAAAAGCGCAATTTCTACCGCTATCAGGTGGAGGGGCCGAGAGCTTGGGATCTCCTGGAAAAGCTGCACGGTGGACCGCTGCCGGAGATAAAGTTCTTCAAGTCCGACATCATCGACATCGCCGGCTGCAGGGTGCGCGGCATGCGCCACACCATGGGCGGCGTGCCGGGGCTTGAGCTCTCCGGCCCCTGGGAGGACCGCAAGACGGTCAAGAACGCGCTGGTGGCGGCCGGCCGGGAGTTCGGCTTGCGGCAGATCGGCTCCATCGGCTATTTCACCACCGTCATCGAATCGGGCTGGTGGGCCGTGCCGGTCTCCGCCGTCTATACGAGCCCGGAATTGAAGCCCTATCGGGACTGGCTCACGGCGAAGAACGCCGTGATGCGCATGTCGCTCGGCGGCAGCTTCTATTCGCCGGATATCGAGGACTACTATCTCACGCCCTACGACCTCAACTACGGCCATCTCGTAAAGTTCGACCACGACTATGTCGGCCGCGCCGCACTGGAGCGCATGAAGGACGCGCCGCACCGGAAAAAGGTGACACTGGTGTGGAACGCCGAGGACGTGCTGGAAATCATGCAGAGCCAGTTCGAGACGGGCAGTGCCAATCCGCTGCCGATCACCATGCCGCTGGCGGCCTGCGCGCGCATGCATTACGACCGGGTGACGGACAAGGCGGGCAGGACGATCGGGCTCGCCACCTATCCGACCTATACGGCAAACGAACGGGCGATGATGTCGCTGTGCAGCATAGAACCGGAATTCGCCGAATACGGCACGGAAGTCGTCCTTCACTGGGGCGAGGATGGTGGCGGGGCGCGCAGCGCCGGCAATGTCGAGCCGCACGACCAGGTGAGGATCCGCGCCATCGTCGCCCCCTGCCCGATCAGCCAGGCGGCGCAGTCCTACCGCAGCGAGATCGGCGTGAAGCGCGGATCGCTGGAGGGAGTGTAA